One stretch of Hymenobacter chitinivorans DSM 11115 DNA includes these proteins:
- a CDS encoding ATP-binding protein, whose translation MAALPNPSDLQPLLDALAFSPENVPLRRHVATLLRQAGRLGEAEEHYRTGLRQAPDDVELQLGLAETYAELQKTSAALVVLEELLRDHPDHARAHLLHARLLARAGGPPDEARAAYQQALQLDGSLRDPALDEQLGLRPAAQPAGGGAPADYSASVSADYGIDERALFAGLEKPKITFQDVGGMDAVKEEIRLKIIHPLQFPDLYKAYGKAAGGGLLLYGPPGCGKTHLARATAGEVKASFIHVGINDILDMWMGQSEKKLHDLFELARVQAPCVLFFDEVDALAANRHDLRQSAGRTLINQFLEELDGARHSNDGVLILAATNAPWHLDPAFRRPGRFDRIVLVTPPDEPAREAILEVLLRGKPVAPGLNLKALAAQTAGLSGADLQAVVDVAVEACLRESMKAGKPLPVQQSNLLAAAKQVKPSTKEWFATAKNYALYSNEGGNYDDILTYLGIKK comes from the coding sequence ATGGCGGCTTTGCCCAATCCTTCCGATTTACAACCTTTGCTCGACGCCCTGGCGTTTTCGCCCGAAAATGTGCCCTTGCGGCGGCACGTAGCCACGTTATTGCGGCAGGCGGGCCGCCTGGGCGAGGCCGAGGAGCACTACCGCACCGGCCTGCGCCAGGCCCCCGACGACGTGGAGCTGCAGCTGGGCCTGGCCGAAACCTACGCCGAGCTGCAGAAAACCTCAGCCGCCCTGGTCGTGCTGGAAGAATTGCTGCGCGACCATCCCGACCACGCCCGCGCCCACCTGCTGCACGCCCGGCTGCTGGCCCGCGCCGGCGGCCCCCCGGATGAGGCCCGCGCCGCCTACCAGCAGGCCCTGCAGCTCGACGGCAGCCTGCGCGACCCGGCCCTGGACGAGCAGCTGGGGTTGCGCCCAGCCGCCCAGCCCGCCGGCGGGGGCGCTCCGGCCGACTACTCCGCCAGCGTCTCGGCCGACTACGGCATCGATGAGCGAGCTTTGTTTGCGGGTTTGGAGAAGCCCAAAATCACCTTCCAGGACGTGGGCGGCATGGACGCGGTGAAGGAGGAAATCCGCCTCAAAATCATTCACCCGCTGCAATTTCCGGATTTGTACAAAGCCTACGGCAAGGCCGCCGGGGGCGGACTGCTGCTCTACGGCCCGCCCGGCTGCGGCAAAACCCACCTGGCCCGGGCCACGGCCGGTGAGGTGAAGGCCTCCTTTATCCACGTCGGCATCAACGACATTCTGGATATGTGGATGGGGCAGAGCGAGAAAAAGCTCCACGACCTGTTTGAGCTGGCCCGGGTGCAGGCGCCCTGCGTGCTGTTTTTCGACGAGGTAGACGCCCTGGCCGCCAACCGTCACGACTTGCGCCAGAGCGCCGGCCGCACCCTCATCAACCAGTTTCTGGAGGAACTCGACGGGGCCCGGCACTCCAACGACGGCGTGCTGATCTTGGCCGCTACCAACGCGCCCTGGCACCTGGACCCCGCCTTCCGCCGCCCCGGCCGCTTCGACCGGATTGTGCTGGTAACCCCGCCCGACGAGCCGGCCCGCGAGGCCATTCTGGAAGTGCTGCTGCGCGGCAAGCCCGTGGCGCCCGGCCTGAACCTGAAGGCCCTGGCCGCCCAAACCGCCGGCCTTTCGGGCGCCGATTTGCAGGCCGTGGTGGATGTAGCCGTGGAAGCGTGCTTGCGCGAGTCGATGAAGGCGGGCAAGCCGCTGCCGGTGCAGCAAAGCAACCTGCTGGCCGCCGCCAAGCAGGTGAAGCCCAGCACCAAGGAATGGTTTGCCACGGCCAAAAACTACGCGCTGTACTCGAACGAGGGCGGCAACTACGACGACATCCTGACTTACCTGGGCATTAAGAAGTAA